The sequence GTATCCGAACGAACAACAAGAGGATATTCAAAATACGATGAAAGCTTTTATGAACGAATTTTTCCCTAAGAGTAAGCTTTCATACTTTACGTAAGAAATCTTGTCAGCATCCCTAATCTAGTGTATCATTTTAACAAGTTAGAATTTAATGGACGGCAGAATTGGAGGATTATCATGCCAACACCAAGTATGGAAGATTATATCGAACAAATATACATGCTAATTGAAGATAAAGGATATGCTCGTGTTTCAGACATCGCCGAGAACCTTCAAGTACATCCTTCATCTGTTACGAAAATGGTACAAAAACTAGATCGAGATCAATACTTAAATTATGAAAAATATAGAGGGCTAATATTAACAGCCAAAGGGAAAAAAATCGGTAAACGTCTAGTTTATCGTCATGAGTTGTTAGAGCAATTCCTCCAGATTATAGGTGTGAATAGTGAAAATATATACGAAGATGTCGAGGGAATCGAGCATCATCTAAGTTGGAATTCCATAGATCGAATTGGTGATTTGGTCCAATTCTTTGAAGGAAACCCAGAATGTATAGAACTGTTACGCAAAGTACAACAACAAAATGAAGAACAAACCGAGGAAGAATAAAAGCAGCTGGTTTACCAGCTGCTTTTTCTCGTCTAGGAAATTATAAACAGGTCGAGGCTGTGGATAACTTTACTATAGTGATGTGGCCACGTCCATATTCAGCGCCCAGCGACTAGCAAACTTCCTGCACCTCCTTACGATAAGAATCGAATCGCTATCGCTCTTCTTGTTTCCTTTATCTCATACGGAGCAGTCCAGTTTGTACCTCGCTAATCCGGGCGCTTGCGCTTATGTTCTTTGGTTACGTACATTTATTCGAGTGTTTTATTTTAACTTATAAAACAAAACAATCACTCTACAATAGACCTGCTGTCTTATTCCATATAAGAGGCAATAATCTGGAAGATTTGAATTCGAGATAAATTTGGTGATCGCACAGAAAGAGCGTGTACCCGTAGATTTAGTTAGAATAAAGGTGGCCGTGGAACGACTCGCGTCCTGCCGGCCCTACACGACGTAGGGTCGTTCGACGTTGTCACACGATGTGATGATCTTAGTCGAACCTTCCCTAATCATTCTACCTTCTGGGAAAAACACCCTCAGGGGATCTTGCCTATCTCTTTCTCCGGCGCGAGTCTCCTTGTTCCACGGCCACCTTTGCTAGTATTGGGAGGCACGGAAACATTGCGAAGTTAGAGAGGTTGAGGTATTTGACATTTAGTTCGCTGTTTAAAAAATAAAGTTTTATTTGTCCGTAAGATCTACCCAAAGAGGGTTTTTACTAAAAATAAGAGCTTATATGTCCTTTCGGGAGACATACAACATTTGGCCACGGGTCCATAGCCATTACTCGGCTTGGGGTGAAGGGGAACTGCGAGACTCCCGCGGGAGAAAGAGGTTGTGGTGAGACCCCGGAGGGAGCAAAGCGAGTGAGAAGGCTCACCAGCTCACCCGCAGGAAAGCGGGTTGCTTCACCGTAACCCCCTTCCACGTTTCAAGTATCGGACCACTCACCTTTTGAATATATCTCGAACTAAAGTCTTCAAGATAATGGGGCTATTGGGAATACTGAATAATTCATCTCAAAAATAAGAAAGTTCTAATTATCCGCACAAATGACTATAGATAATGATAAATATGTAATAGTTGCGGGGAGAGTGGCTTGTAATGAGGATTGATGGCGTATTCTCTGGTGGTGGTGTGAAAGCTATTGCATTTATTGGAGCTATAAAAGTCGTGGAAGAGAAGGGATATACATTTGAACGAGTTGCTGGAACATCAGCTGGTGCTATTATTTCAGCTTTTATTGCTGCTGGTTATACAAGTGAAGAAATTGGAGCATTATTTGAAGAATTGCAACTAGAGAGTTTTTTGGATCCTCCGATGATGGGAGATTGGTTTCCGTTTTCAAAATGGTTGTCCCTTTACTTTCGGCTGGGAATTTACAAAGGAAAAAAATTAGAAGAGTGGATATACGAGCAACTAGCCAAAAAAGGAATTTATACATTTGGTGATCTAGAAGAAGATGCACTAAAGGTAATCGCATCAGATTTAAGTTTAGGTAGAATGGTAGTTATTCCTGATGATTTAGAGCGGTTATATGGCATTTCTCCTGAGCATTTTTCAGTTGCTAAAGCTGTACGAATGAGTGCAGGGCTGCCTTACTTTTTCATACCAGATCGAATACAAGGAAAAAGTCCAATCAAAAGTGTGATAGTAGATGGTGGGTTATTAAGCAATTTCCCAATTTGGGTTTTGGCATTACCAGATGAGAGAAGAATTCGACCTATTTTAGGGATGAAGCTAAGTACATCAGTAGAATATGTGCCCCCGAAGAAATTAAACAATGCCATAGAGATGTTTCAAGCATTGTTCAGCACAATGAAGAAAGCACATGATGCGAGATATATATCGAAAGCAGAAGCCGTTGACATTATTTTTATTCCGGTTGAGGATGTAGATACAACAGACTTTAATTTATCAGAAGAACAAAAAAGGAATCTAATATCATTAGGGGAAAAACAAGCGGATGCATTTCTCCGAAAATGGACTAAATAAAAAGTGGGACCGTGTAGCGACGTACAAACTGTATGGCGCCTAGAAAACAGCAATCCAATATTGATTTATCGGGAGGGGAAGGACAGGAAGCTTGCTAGTCGCTAGGTCCAACTTTAATAACTTATAACGGCATACACAAACATTTTTCCTACAATGCAAAAAAGATCGAGCACTCTTTATAGAGATGCTCGATCTTTCTTTTTATTCTTGCTACCTTCAATAACTCGAAGCTGTGGTCCGTCTTTTCTTGATTTTGAGGGCTTAGATTTAGGTGCTACTTTATTTTTTATGGTAGAAGGTTTCATTTTACTTGCAATGCTAGAGCTAGAAGAGTTCGTGTTACCATATTTTTGTTTAGATTGACGAACGGCTTTGCGGTAACGTTTCATTTCATTCGATTGTCCACCATTACGTCTGGAAAAGATGAAATATACTATACCTATCACTAGCGCTGCAACACCTGCAGTCATAATTATTTGAGTTAGAAAGCTTTGGGTATCTGTGATCAACTTAAAGCCCATACCGATTATAGCCAGCGTAATAATGGCATAAGTAAGAGGTTTCGCAATATTTCGAAACAATAGGTTTTCCTCCCTTCAGCAATCCATTCAGATTATGAAATGACCTTACTACCTTGTATACCACTTTTTGAAGCGTTTTTATCATTTTCTAAAACTTTTTTAAAAGAGTGAATCGCAACTTCCACTTGCTCATCTTTAGGTTCTTTGGTAGTAAGTAATTGAAGCCAAAGCCCAGGATAACCAAGCACGCGTAAAAATGGAATGTTGCGAACTTTATTGGTAAGTTGGAGCACTTCAAACGATATGCCAATAACAAAAGGTAATAGTAAAATACGATTTACCATTCTCCACCAAAGTGGTTCTGTTTCAATAAATGGCAATAAATAAACAAGAATACCAACAAAAACGGTGAATAATATAAAACTCGAACCACAACGATAATGTAATCTTGAATTCTTTTGTATGTCTTCTACCGTAAGCTTATCGCCATTTTCATACGCATTAATCACTTTGTGTTCAGCACCATGGTATTGAAACACTCGTTTAATTAATGGCGTTAGCGAGATAAGGTAGATATATACAAGAAGGAAAATAAACTTAATGAAACCTTCTAAAAGAACCTGGCCAGTTTCTCCTGGAACAATTCCTCGAAAGAATTCTGCAATCAATGCTGGGGTTAAGGTGAATATTAACTTCCCAAATATAAAAGATAATACGCCTACTGCACCTACACCAATAATCATTGCTAGTTTTGATGTTTCTTCTTCTTTTTGAATTGATTCATCGTCTTCGGGGTCTACATCATATCGTTCTGTCGAAAAGTTTAAGTGCTTTGTACCATTAGCACTTGCTTGAACTAGAGCGACTAACCCTCGTATAAATGGTATTTTCTTTAATCGTTTAGATAGTTTAGAGTCTTTCCGTTCTGTTTCAAAATATTCAATGGAGTTATCATTTCGTCGAATTGCTGTGACATAACCAGATTTACCTGCAAACATGACACCTTCAACAACAGCCTGACCTCCGTATGCTGGTTGGTTTTGTTCACTCATATATCCACCATCCCTAGATGTTTCGTCGTTTCTTCTATTTTACTAGAAAATGGAGCTCACCTCTAGTCCTCTCCGCAAAAAGCATGGATTTTATATTTTTGGGTCATCCTAGGTTATGGAGGTGTATGAAGTGGAACAAGAGCAAAAACAAGTTCAAAATGAGGAATTAGAACAAAATAAAACCGAAAAACCTGTATCATCTTTGTCGAAAGCATTAATTACTGGATTTGTTGGAGGGCTTCTATGGAGTTTTGTTGGAGTCGTAACGTATTTCTTTAATTTCAGTTCGGTATCTGCTGCTTCTTTTATTATACGTTCATGGATTCAAACAGATTGGACTGGTAGTTGGATTGGTGAATTTCTAGGTATGGTTGCAATTGGACTACTATCATTAGGAGTAGCGGTGATCTATTATGGACTTTTACGTAAAACACATGGGTTATTTCCCCCTATCCTTTTTGGTGTAGCACTTTGGTTCATCGTCATGTACTTATTTAATCCTATATTTGCAACTGTACCTACAGTATATGAAATGGATAGCAACACCATTGTAACTACCCTATGTATTTATATTTTATATGGAACTTTTATCGGGTATTCCATTTCTTATGATTATGAGCAGTTTGAACATGGTGCTAGCTAAATCATTATCACATTAATGCTGATTGTGTTATCCTTAAAAAGTGTCGGAAAAATTTCCCCAAAATCCATACAGGGAGAGGAATTATGAAAGAATTGTTATTGTTAAATGGCCCCAACTTGAACCTTTTAGGTGAAAGGGAGCCTGGAGTTTATGGTTCAGTAACCCTTCAAGATATTGAACGTCAGGTTCAAGATGTTTGTAAACACGAGGGATGGCAAGTAAAATCCTTTCAATCAAATCATGAGGGAGAATTAGTAGATGCCATTCACGAAGCGAGACATTCTTCAAAAGGTATTATTTTTAATCCAGGTGCATACACCCACACGAGTGTTGCCTTAAGAGATGCTATTTCGGGTGTGAATGTGCCTATGATTGAAGTTCATATCTCTAATGTACATAAAAGAGAATCGTTTCGTCATACATCCCTTTTATCGCCAGTAGCATGGGGACAGATTGTAGGCTTGGGTCCACTAGGATATCAATTAGCCGCCAAGGCATTTATTGACCATTTTAAGGAGGACGCAGATGATGGAGAAGTTAAGTAAAGTAAGGAAGAGATTAGGCGAAGAGAATGTAGATGGTATTCTTATTACAAATGATAAAAATCGTCGTTATATGACTGGATTTACAGGTACAGCTGGGGTCTTATTAATTACACTAGAGAGCGCCCTTTTTATTACTGATTTTCGCTATGTAGAGCAAGCTCAAAAAGAAGCGATAGGGTTTGAAGTGATTAAGCATACCACCCCAATCCAAGAAGAGATATCAGCGCAGGTTGAAAGGTTAGGAATTAAGAGACTTGGGTTTGAAAAACAACATATGACTTATGGTATATATGAAGACTATCACAAGGTCATAAATGCAGAATTGGTACCTACATCTGGTATTGTTGAAAAATTACGCTTGATTAAGAATGAAGATGAGATTAAGATATTAAAGGAAGCAGCTGAAATAGCTGATGCAGCCTATGAACATATTCTTACGTACATAAAACCTGGTGTGAAGGAAATAGATGTATCAAATGAACTAGAATTCTTTATGAGGAAGAAGGGTGCAACCTCTTCATCATTTGATATTATAGTTGCTTCGGGCTATCGATCAGCCTTGCCACATGGCGTAGCATCTGATAAAGTCATTCAATCAGGGGAGCTTGTCACGCTCGATTTTGGTGCTCTTTATAAAGGCTACTGTTCTGATATTACCCGTACAGTTGCTGTGGGTGAGATTAGTAATGAATTAAAAGAAATATACGACACTGTTTTACAGGCTCAATTACGTGGAATGGATGGATTGAAAGCTGGTATTACTGCAAAAGATGCAGATGATCTTACGCGAGATTATATTAAAGAAAAAGGGTATGGTGACTATTTTGGTCACTCCACAGGTCATGGCATCGGGTTAGATGTTCATGAAGGACCTGGTCTCTCATTTAGATCAAAAGAAACATTACTACCGGGAATGGTTGTTACAGTTGAGCCTGGTATCTATGTTCCAAATGTTGGAGGTTGTCGAATAGAAGATGACACAGTTGTTACAGAAAACGGTAATGAACGCCTATCCACTTCTACCAAAGAGCTTATTTATCTATAAAATTTTCTCAAAAAGAATAGTGATATCGTAATGATTACCGAAAAAACTTCATCCATCCGTTAAAGATGGAAAGAACTGAACTTGCTTAAGGAGGATATCGAATGATTTCAGTAAACGATTTTAAAACAGGATTAACTGTTGAAGTTGATAATGGGATTTGGCAGGTTATTGATTTTCAGCACGTAAAACCTGGTAAAGGTGCAGCATTTGTCCGTTCAAAACTACGTAATTTACGTACTGGTGCAATTCAAGAGAAAACCTTCCGTGCCGGTGAAAAAGTAAACAAAGCACATATCGAAAACAGTAAGGTTCAATACCTATATTCAGCTGATGATGTTCATACATTTATGGATAATGACACATTTGAACAAGTAGAATTACGGTCAAGTCAAATCGAAAATGAACTAAACTACTTGAAAGAGAATATGGAATTAAACATCCAATTCTATCAAGGAGAAAACATTGGAGTAGAATTACCAAATAATGTGGAATTAGTTGTTTCTGAAACAGAACCAGGTATTAAAGGTGATACTGCTAGTGGTGGTACAAAGCCAGCAACACTTGAAACAGGTCTAATTG is a genomic window of Pontibacillus yanchengensis containing:
- a CDS encoding M24 family metallopeptidase → MEKLSKVRKRLGEENVDGILITNDKNRRYMTGFTGTAGVLLITLESALFITDFRYVEQAQKEAIGFEVIKHTTPIQEEISAQVERLGIKRLGFEKQHMTYGIYEDYHKVINAELVPTSGIVEKLRLIKNEDEIKILKEAAEIADAAYEHILTYIKPGVKEIDVSNELEFFMRKKGATSSSFDIIVASGYRSALPHGVASDKVIQSGELVTLDFGALYKGYCSDITRTVAVGEISNELKEIYDTVLQAQLRGMDGLKAGITAKDADDLTRDYIKEKGYGDYFGHSTGHGIGLDVHEGPGLSFRSKETLLPGMVVTVEPGIYVPNVGGCRIEDDTVVTENGNERLSTSTKELIYL
- the efp gene encoding elongation factor P; the protein is MISVNDFKTGLTVEVDNGIWQVIDFQHVKPGKGAAFVRSKLRNLRTGAIQEKTFRAGEKVNKAHIENSKVQYLYSADDVHTFMDNDTFEQVELRSSQIENELNYLKENMELNIQFYQGENIGVELPNNVELVVSETEPGIKGDTASGGTKPATLETGLIVQVPFFINEGDKLVISTADGKYVSRSNK
- a CDS encoding DUF1385 domain-containing protein; this translates as MSEQNQPAYGGQAVVEGVMFAGKSGYVTAIRRNDNSIEYFETERKDSKLSKRLKKIPFIRGLVALVQASANGTKHLNFSTERYDVDPEDDESIQKEEETSKLAMIIGVGAVGVLSFIFGKLIFTLTPALIAEFFRGIVPGETGQVLLEGFIKFIFLLVYIYLISLTPLIKRVFQYHGAEHKVINAYENGDKLTVEDIQKNSRLHYRCGSSFILFTVFVGILVYLLPFIETEPLWWRMVNRILLLPFVIGISFEVLQLTNKVRNIPFLRVLGYPGLWLQLLTTKEPKDEQVEVAIHSFKKVLENDKNASKSGIQGSKVIS
- a CDS encoding patatin-like phospholipase family protein, with the translated sequence MRIDGVFSGGGVKAIAFIGAIKVVEEKGYTFERVAGTSAGAIISAFIAAGYTSEEIGALFEELQLESFLDPPMMGDWFPFSKWLSLYFRLGIYKGKKLEEWIYEQLAKKGIYTFGDLEEDALKVIASDLSLGRMVVIPDDLERLYGISPEHFSVAKAVRMSAGLPYFFIPDRIQGKSPIKSVIVDGGLLSNFPIWVLALPDERRIRPILGMKLSTSVEYVPPKKLNNAIEMFQALFSTMKKAHDARYISKAEAVDIIFIPVEDVDTTDFNLSEEQKRNLISLGEKQADAFLRKWTK
- the mntR gene encoding transcriptional regulator MntR, producing MPTPSMEDYIEQIYMLIEDKGYARVSDIAENLQVHPSSVTKMVQKLDRDQYLNYEKYRGLILTAKGKKIGKRLVYRHELLEQFLQIIGVNSENIYEDVEGIEHHLSWNSIDRIGDLVQFFEGNPECIELLRKVQQQNEEQTEEE
- a CDS encoding SA1362 family protein, with product MFRNIAKPLTYAIITLAIIGMGFKLITDTQSFLTQIIMTAGVAALVIGIVYFIFSRRNGGQSNEMKRYRKAVRQSKQKYGNTNSSSSSIASKMKPSTIKNKVAPKSKPSKSRKDGPQLRVIEGSKNKKKDRASL
- the aroQ gene encoding type II 3-dehydroquinate dehydratase; this encodes MKELLLLNGPNLNLLGEREPGVYGSVTLQDIERQVQDVCKHEGWQVKSFQSNHEGELVDAIHEARHSSKGIIFNPGAYTHTSVALRDAISGVNVPMIEVHISNVHKRESFRHTSLLSPVAWGQIVGLGPLGYQLAAKAFIDHFKEDADDGEVK
- a CDS encoding YqhR family membrane protein; its protein translation is MEQEQKQVQNEELEQNKTEKPVSSLSKALITGFVGGLLWSFVGVVTYFFNFSSVSAASFIIRSWIQTDWTGSWIGEFLGMVAIGLLSLGVAVIYYGLLRKTHGLFPPILFGVALWFIVMYLFNPIFATVPTVYEMDSNTIVTTLCIYILYGTFIGYSISYDYEQFEHGAS